Within the Candidatus Zixiibacteriota bacterium genome, the region TTCTCATTCGTAGAGCGAAAACGATTATTGAGCAGCGTCCCCAAACAAGGTTTGTGGTTCTGGGTGAAGGCCACTTTCGCACAGAGTTGGAGCAAATGATCGTGGACTATGATCTGACCGGAAAGTTCTTGTTGCCGGGACGGTCGGATAATGTGGCCCGTGATCTGGCCGGGTTTGATGTTGCGGTTCTCTGTTCGCACCGGGAGAGTCTGTCGAACTCGCTGATGGAATACATGGCCACCGGCCGCGCAGTGATAGCTTCCGACGTCGGCGGCAATCGGGAACTGATCTCGCAGTCTGACTTGGGATACCTCTACCCTGCCGACGACAGCGGGCAGTTTGAACGTCAGGTTCTCGGACTCCTGGACGATCCCGAATTGCGCAATCGCATGGGAGCTGCCGCGCGTGAGAAAGCAAGCAACTCCTTCTCATACGAAGCGATGATCGGCCAACTCGAAACCGTATATGAATCGCTGATGCCGACCCATCACACCCATCGCGAGGAACGAGCGGAACAGTCATGAGTTTTGTATCGAGAACGAAATTCAGACTCAAGGACTTCGCCCGTTTTAACCCGACCTGTCGGCTGATCGCCTCAACGATTATCGAGTGGCGCGACCGGATGTCGCCCCCGCACGAGGCTGTTGGAATTGCTCGTTCGGTGATCAACCTGGCCAAAGCTGCCCGTATCTGCCCATCACCGGGAAGACTGCGCAGACTTGAAAGCAAACTCAGGCAACGTATCGATCGGATGGACCCATCGCAACTCGAGTGGGATCAGATCTTTCCCCACAGCAGTCCGCGCCAGATTCGCAAAGGAGTCATCCTCAAAAGGCCGGTGTCGGACCGAGAAAAGGGTGTGTTGTTCATTGCCTTCGAGGACCACTGGCTCAGACTCCTGCGCTATGCCGACCTGAAGGCCCTGCATCGTAAGTACCACTTGGTGCTGGCCCCGACCTGGTCACCACCCCATGATCTGCCGATGACGCTGGCGGCAAAAATGTGGCCGGGTACCCTGTTCAACATTATGAGCGCCGTTGTCGATCATGAAGCCTTTGCCCGCCTGGCCGACAACCTCGTGAGCATCCCTTTGATATCATCCAACTGGGTCAACCCGGACGTTTTTGCCGGGGACGACGATGTACCGAAAGAGTTCGACATCGTCATGCTGGCCAATTTTGCCGTGTACAAACGGCACTGGCTCATGTTCGATGTCCTGTCCAGGCTACCGCCGACCACGAAACTGCTCCTGTTGGGACGTGGTTGGGAGGGTCGTTCGGCTGAAACGATTATGGCCGAAGCACGCGCTTTCGGGAGTGAAGATAAAGTCATCATGAAAGAAGGGCTGTCCGACGCCGATATGGTGCGGGCCATCAAGTCGGCCAAAGTCAGTCTGATTTTCTCCGGAAACGAAGGGGCCTGCGTGGCGGTGGTCGAGGCGATGTTCTCAGGAGTCCCGGTGGGACTCTTTGCCGACGCCATCATAGGTTCCAAGGCGTATGTGAACGAACAGACCGGTTGCCTGTTTACCCGTTCAAACGTCGTTCGAAAACTGAGCGAATTCATCCAAAACTATCGGCAATACCAACCACGAAAATGGGTACTTGAGAACGGGGTATCATACGTCGAGAGCACCAGGATTCTGAACGAGGCCATCCGCTCAGCAGCGTTGGACATGGGTGAACAATGGACGTTGGACATTCATGAGCACCAATGGCGGCCCAACCCGACCTATCTCTCAGATGACATCTGCCGGGAGATGCGCCCCCACTACGACAGCTTCGAAAGTGCGTTCGGGATACCTCTGATCACGGCTGGCGTAAATGACGACGATCCCGCCCCAAACAAGGTTTGAGGCGGCCACCCAGCGGACGACGACTCGTAGGGCAGGACCCCTGTGGTCATGACAAGAGTCGGGACCCACAAGGGGGTTCCGACCTACGGGGCTACGGTGCTGGCTGATGATGAGTTGGCGGGTCCACGCCGCGGCGCGCAGGCGAAGACGGGGCTACCCTACGATTCTTCGCCCGTTTGCAACCTCACCCTGAGCGGAGTCGAAGGGTGAACCCTACCCTAGTCAAGGTTTGAGGCGGCCATCCGCCAGTTAGTCGTGTCGGGTGCCGTCAGGTGACTCGCCTGACGGCCTTTGAGCAGCGCTGTAGGTGTCGGGCGAGGTCGCCCTACACCACCTCAACCCTTGAACCCATACCCATAGTAGGTCAGGACCCTTGTGGTCCTGACAATTGCGTCAGGTCCATAAAGGACCTGACCCACAAGACTGGCTGATGATGAATTGGCGGATCCACGCTGTGGCGGGCAGGCGAAGACGGGGCTACCCTACCGAAATCCGTCCATGGCGGAACCGCTAAGAGGGTACCGCTTTGGTGTTCTTGGGTAGACGCGAAGGGCGAGAAACACGGCTTGACCGTGCTGTTCAAAAAGTAACTCCGATCAAAACTTGAACAATCGGCCAATCGATTGAATCAATGTTGGTTACCGGAAATCCGGCTGGGATAGCATCTTTTGTCACCATAAGACATGCCATAACGTCTACCGAGGACTCCCTGTACTCACAGATCAAGCCGCCGGGTCCCTTGACCTTAGCAAAACTGTGCAAAGAGGCCTCTTTGGGAACGGTTTTTGTTTGTTTGGGGGCGGTTAAGATAGTATAAAGTCAGGCAGAGTGCCGATACTTAGGGTTTAAGGGGCACTCGTGCGGAGCGCCTCAAGAGGCGAATTAGGAAGAGGATAATCGATGGACAAAAGGTACCACAAGTCACTCAACGGATGCATGGCATGGATCTTCGCGGCGATGGCTATGACAATCATCAGCACCGGACTAGTCGGGGTGGCGGTCGGACAGGACCTGACCCCCAGTGTCAATTACTTCAATTTTGATTACGGCGCTGTGCCGACGTCCGATGAAATCGATTCAATCGTGGCCGGACGCTATGAAGCTTTGGTTACGGACATGTCCTACGGTTGGGGTTACGTCGACAAGTACAACGATTACGTTTTATATGATCCTGATCTGGAGTTCTACGTCTACCTCGACTTTGCCAATGTTCAGACAGCATCAGCCGCAATGGGGCGGGTCAACGAGGTTGTCGGCCCGTTGATGCAATCCGAAGGTCAGAACCCGGAGAATATGTATTGGCATTCGCGGGACTATACGCCGACCGGATGGGGCGCCTACGACGGTTACAACTCCAACATAGAGGGATCGCGGCTTCGCACCTACGGCGGTACGCGGCCACTGACCAATAACACCAACGCCAGTTTCCGTCGGCACTTCGTTGACGCCTATGTGGCCGGCATCAAGAACAAACATGCCGCTACGCGAAACTTCGACCTCACCGGGCTATGGTTCGACAACATGGGCATACCCCAGGACTGCGGTGTATCGAGCCACGCTTCGGGTCGCTATATGTATGAGAACACACTGGGCGTCAACGCACAATTCGGTGGTGAGAACTGGTCCAGTTGGCACGGTGCCTACCGCGACACTGTGCTGTTGAAATACATGTCGCTTCTGGCCGATAGTATGATTGCTCGCACCGGAATGAAGTTGAACATCAACTCCATTGGCTGGGGTCACGGCATGGGCACCGAGTATGCCTATGGCTACCGTCCGGAGTACTTTGATCCTTCCATTAGCGGACCGGTCTCGCGCGAACACGAGTACGCCGGCACCCCGTATATGGGTTCGGTCTGCTTCTACCCCGGTCCCAACAACGGCGCTACAAGTATCGATAGCGCCTCGGCGGCGGCCGATTATTACCCCGGCACGATGTACAAAGGCATGGTGGCATGTTCGGAGGCCGAGGTGGAACACTGGTTCAATCCTTCCCACGGCAGCGATCCTTACGGTTTTACGAAATGGCATTACGACGGACTGGCTCTGTACTACCTGTGGCGAAGCGGCACCACTTATCTCAGTTTCGCCAACGATCCGGGCAACAATGGTTCGCTAAACTGGATCGACGGTGGTGGATCGGGCGGCCGATGTGTCCACGCCGGAATGCCGAACGACAGTTGTTATTGGCTTGATGCTCTCGGTGAACGAGTGGGCCGCGACGGTGCCAGTAAGGCCTGGGATCAAGATACCGTGCGCTGGTATGCGGCCAGTGTCACCTGCGATGATTGCATGATCGCCGAAGGCGCCGGCAAAGACAATGCCGGACAAAACTGGGTAGTGTTCATGCGTCGCTGGATGGGTGATGACGCCTTCCAGTACATGGTTCTCTCCCGCCCCATGTCCACCTGGCAGACGACTTTCGCCGGTAGTAACGCTCCGGCCATCGAACTGATCGACGGACCCTGGCAGAAGATGGATCACGACGGCAACTGGGGTTCGCCGATCTCGACCGATGCCTTTCGTAACGGCGAGGGCGGCATTTATCGCAAGGCTATGATCGGCGGCTGCACCTCACCGCCTGCCACGCCAACCCTGGCCGCTCCGGGCGACGGTGCCCCGGCTGGATCGTATCGTCCAAGCTTGTGCGTTTACAACCCGCCGCCGGTGTCCGGATGCAACAATCCGGTGATCTACACGTTCGAGCTGTACCTTGACCCCGACCTGACGGTCAGCGCCATGGCTCCTGTCACGGTGGCTGAACAATCCGTTTCCACCTGTTGGACACCGCTGTCGAATCTGGAAGCAGGCCGTGTTTACTACTGGCGGGCGCGTGCCTACAATGGCATGTTCAACTCGCCGTGGGCAGGGCCGTTCTCATTCTCGACGCCCAACACTCCTCCCCCGCCGCCGACTATATTCAACCCGGCCGACGGTGATACGGTCGGAACCCTGCAACCGCTGTTGAGCATAAACCAGAGTGTTGATCCAAATGGGACACCGGTGGTGTGCGAGTTTGTAATCTCCAAGTTCGAGGACTTCTCCACTCCTACGGCCACCGGATTGGTGCTTCGTGGTACCAGCCAGGTCGATTGGTCGGTGCCGGTGACGCTTGAAAACGGTGTCGCGTACTACTGGCGAGCGCGTTCCTCAGACTACATCGCCAACTCTGACTGGTGCGAGACCTGCCTATTCCTGATCGACGTGGCCGGAAACAATCCACCGTCGGCGCCCACGGTCATCAGTCCGGCCAGCGGCGACACCACCACGCAGGTCAATCCGCTCCTTACCGTACAGAATGGTTCCGACCCGGAGGGAGATCCATTGACCTATAGTTTCGAAGTGTACGACGCCGGTATGACCGTTCTCCTGTCATCGACAAATAATGTATCCTCTGGCGCTCAGACTACCTCCTGGACAGTATCGCAGAGTCTGGCCGCCGATCAAAACTATCTGTGGCGGGCGCGTTGCTTCGACGGCGTCGGCTATTCGAGTTGGAGCGCGTCGGCCGCTTTCACCATCGCATCGGGTCAAGGGGCCAACCATCCCCCGACCATCCCGGTGCATCTGCTTCCGACCGACGGCGTTTCGGTGAGCGGCGAATCGATCCAAATGGTCATCGAAAACTCGACCGACATTGACGGCGATTCGCTCTTCTACGATTTTTTCATCTACCTCCACCAGTCGGCCGATGGCCTTGTCGGGTCGGTCCGAAATCTGCCCGAAACTCCGGGGCAAACCAGCGCCGAACTGCCGTTTACACCGGTCAACGGTCAAACCTACTGGTGGCGAGTGGGCGCCAATGATCGGGTCCACTGGACCGAGTTCACAGAGCCCACATCTTTCCGTTGGGTCAGTTTGGCCACTGATGCCGACGAGTACATCGCCGGGGCCGACCAACCACCGCCCGGTGCCACGGTGGGTTCGCGCAAGCCTACTTTGCGCGCTCGCAACATCACCGACCCGGGCCCTCATCAGTATCACTTTGATGTGTCTGTCGATTCCTCATTCGTCTCATCGGCAGCGTCCTCTCGTCCTATCGACGAAGGTAGTGACGGCTATACCGAATGGAAAGTCGATGAGCGGTTGGAACCGGGAGAGACATACTTCTGGCGCGTGAGAGCCGACAACAATGCCTACTCGGCGCTCTCCAGTTTCACTGTCGCCACCAAGGTCTTTGCCTCGCCAAACCCGGTCTCGTTTCGCAAAGGCCAGGTGGTCACCTTTCACCTGCCGGCCAAACCGGTCGACTTGTTGATTCAATCGGTCTCCGGTGAGGCGGTGATTATCAGGGAGAGCATATCCGGAGAGTGGGTATGGGATGGCCGTAACGCATCCGGCAACAGTATAGCATCGGGTGTGTATTCCTGGTTCATTCGAGGCTACGATGCAGACGGAAAACTTGTGGTGAAACCATAACAATGTAGACTGCGATTCTATTGCGACCCTGTCCGAACAGCCGTCTGCGACCTGCGGACGGCTGTTTTTTTGAGGCTTGTACAAACGTCCTTACACAGTAGGTCAGGAGCCCTGTGCTCCTGACAATATCACGCACTGCTATCTGCGCAGGGCAGAACCGCTACTGGTCCGGCCGATATTCGTGGGCTGCGGGGTGGAAGCCACTTGTGGCCGTCCTCGTCTGCCTGTGACAATGGCGGGTTCACGCCACGGCGCGCAGGCGAAGACGGACCCGCCCTACTGAAGATGACGCGGGGGCATTAGATTCATGCCTCGACTCCGCTCGGCATGACATGAATACGCGCGAGGCACGAAAAACAGGCTTGCCTGTGTCCGTCATGCTGGCGCAGGCCAGCATCCAGTCTTTGAACACCGACCTGGATTCCGGCCTTCGCCGGAATGACGTGCACTGAATCTTTCGCCATTGGGCGGGCAAACCACCTCTAGCCGCCCTAGTCTGCCGCTTCACAATGGCGGAACCGCTAAGAGGGTTCCGCCCTACTATTGAC harbors:
- a CDS encoding glycosyltransferase produces the protein MSFVSRTKFRLKDFARFNPTCRLIASTIIEWRDRMSPPHEAVGIARSVINLAKAARICPSPGRLRRLESKLRQRIDRMDPSQLEWDQIFPHSSPRQIRKGVILKRPVSDREKGVLFIAFEDHWLRLLRYADLKALHRKYHLVLAPTWSPPHDLPMTLAAKMWPGTLFNIMSAVVDHEAFARLADNLVSIPLISSNWVNPDVFAGDDDVPKEFDIVMLANFAVYKRHWLMFDVLSRLPPTTKLLLLGRGWEGRSAETIMAEARAFGSEDKVIMKEGLSDADMVRAIKSAKVSLIFSGNEGACVAVVEAMFSGVPVGLFADAIIGSKAYVNEQTGCLFTRSNVVRKLSEFIQNYRQYQPRKWVLENGVSYVESTRILNEAIRSAALDMGEQWTLDIHEHQWRPNPTYLSDDICREMRPHYDSFESAFGIPLITAGVNDDDPAPNKV